GCCGCCGCCGGGCTTCGCCGCAGGCAGTCGCGCGCACATGACCGTCGTCGGGGAGCGCGTCGCGGCGATCTGGACTCGTCGGTCGGACGGGCGCTGGCGGCTCGCGGGCTCCGGCTACGCCGTCGGCGGCGGGCTGGTCCTCACCGCCGCGCATGTGGTGGGCGACCGGCCGGTCCGAGTGCGACTGCTGGACGACTCCGGCGGGCTCGGGCGCACCCGCAGCGGCTCGACGGTGTGGCGGCGACTGGACGAGGGCTGCGACGCGGCCGTGGTGCGGCTTGCCGAGCCGCCCGCCGCCGCGCCCGTGCGCTGGGGCAGGCTGACCGGCCGCGCGCCGGGGGTCCGCTGCACGGCCGTCGGGTTTCCGCTGTTCAACGACGAGGCGGGACAGCCTGCCCCGGAGCAGCTCGACGGGCGGATCAACCCGATCACCCTGGGAACGCGGGGCAGGCAGGTCGTCGACGTCGAGAGTTGGCCGGGCGGTGCCGCCGAGGAACGGTCGCCGTGGAGCGGGATGTCGGGCGCCTCGGTCGTCGCGGGCGGCCGGGTGATCGGGGTGATCCGATTCGATGAGCGGGAGTTCGACGGCCGCCGCCTCTCGGCGACCCCGATCACCACGCTGCTGGCCGACGAGGAGTTCACGGCGCTGCTGCGGGAGTCGCTGCTCGACGACACGGCGGAGTCCGTCGAGCTGGCCGAGCTGCTCCGGCCGCTGCGGCGTCCCTCGGCGCGCAGCTCCCCCGTGGCACTGCTGCGCCCGGAGTTCGCCTCGGTGCCCTTCTACGGCCGCGACGCCGAACTGGCCGACCTCGCCGACTGGTGCGCCGATCCCGATGCGCAGCGGGTCGCCCTGATCGTCGGCGGCGGCGGGCAGGGCAAGACCAGGCTGGCCTACGAGCTGCTGCATCGTCAGCGGGAACAGGGCTGGGTCTGCGGCGTCCTCACCACCGCCGTCCCCGCCGCACGGACGCCCTTCGCCGCACTGCGCGACACGGCGCATCCGGTGCTGCTCGTCCTGGACTACGCGGAGACCCGCGTCGAGTACGTGCACGAGTTCGTCCGGGCACTGACGGACACCGTCGACCTCCGGCCGGTCCGCCTGCTGCTGCTGGCGCGCTCCGCAGGAGACTGGTGGCTGCACCTGCGCCGCCGGGAGGACTTCCTCAGCGACGCGCTGCCCGCCCGGCCGATGTTCACGCTGGCCCAGATGGAACCGACCGTCGAAGGACGTCGCCGAGCGTTCGACGAGGCGGTGCAGGCCCTGGCGGCCCGGCTGTCCGATCGACCGGATCTGCCGCACCACTCCGTCGACTCGGCGGCCTCCGAGTGGACACCGGATCTCGCGGGCGACGCCTACGGTCGCGTGCTCACGATCCACATCGCCGCGCTGGTGGCGCTGCTGCGTGACGGCCGCACCGTCCCCGCCACGACGGATCGCGGCCCCGGCCCGGTGATCCGACCGGCGGCGTACCCCGGTGGGCGGGCCGATCCCGCCCGAGGCGAATCGGAGCGCGACGACACGACGGCCTCGGCCGCCGGGCGCGCGGCGCAGAAGCGGGTCACCGCCGTGTCGACCACCGGCACGGCCTCGTCCGGACCCGCCGCCACGGCAGCCGAGACAGCCCCCGCCGGGCCGGGTCGCAGCGATCCTCTCGCGAGCGGATCGGGCCGGGCGCACGACATCGGCACGGCAGGAGGCCGCCCGACCGCCCGATCCGCCGCGACGACGACCGACGGCCGAGCGGGCGAGGCGTCGCTCGTCCTCGCGGGCGACTCGCGCGCGGCCGATCCCGCGCAGCGCCTCATCGACCACGAGCGGCGGTACTGGGATCGGATGGCCGTGCAGCACGGCATCGGCTATGCGTCGCTGCGGGAACGGGCCGTCGCCGCACTGCTGCTGCATCGCCCCGCCGACTCCGAGACGGCGATGACGCTCGTCGGACGGGCGATGATGAACGTGCCCGACGCAGGCGACCGCCGGGAGATCGCCCAGTGGGCACGGGCGCTGTATCCGCCGGAGGACGCCAGTGACGGATATCTGGGCGGCTTCCACCCCGACCTGCTCATGGAGCACTTCCTCGGTGAGCTGCTCGCCAGTGAGAACGATCTGTTGCCCGCGATCATCCCCGGCATCGACGGCGCCTCGGCGGTCCGGCTGCTGACCCAGATCGCCCGGGCCGCAGAGCATCCGGAGTTCTTCCCGTGGCTCGGCAGACGCATCGGCGACCTGATCAGGAGCTTCCCGCACGAACTCGCCGTCGCCGCCGTCGCGGTGGCCCCCTCCGCGCGATATCCCCGGCCGATCGCGGAGGCGCTCAGCGCCGTGCTGCGGGAGGAGGCGGACCACGGGCTCATCGCCGCGCTGCACCAGGCGATGCCGGAGCGGTCGCTGGCGCTGGCGGAACCGGCGGTGGAGGCGACCCGCCGGATGATCGACGCACTGGACGCGGACCCCGCCGCCGCGAACGCCACGGCACCGGCAGGCGGCACGTCGGGCGCGAACACGATCGCCGCGCAGGCCGTGCTGGCCGAGTCGCTGCGCAAGCTGGTCGTCCAGCTCGTCAACACCGATCGCGCCTCCGAGGCGCTGGACGCCGCGGGCCGCGCGGAGTCCGTCTACGGGAGCCTGGCCGCCCTCGACCCGGCCCGGTTCGCGGTGGACCTGGTCGAGGCGGGCGCGGTCACCGCGGCTCGCTGTGCCGAGGTCGGGCTGACCTCGGCGGCGATGCTCGCCATCCAGCGCGCCCTTGCCGTGTTCAACGGGCTCGGCGAGCAGGGTCCACGACATCGTCCGGTGTCGGCTCGGCTGCTGGCCTGCTATGCCCGCATCCTCCAGGACACCCCGGACGACGGGTTGAGCACCTTCATGTCGAACCGCGCCGTCGCCCTGTACGAGGGGCTGTACCGGGAGAACCCGCGCGATCACCGGGAGCCGCTCGCCGAGTGCCTCACCGACCGGGCCGATCACCTGTGCGAGGTCGGCAGTCCCGACGACGCCGTGCGCGATCTGGACACCGCGATGGCGCTGTACGAGGTGCTGAGCGACGAATGGCCGGACCGGTACGACGCCGTCATCGTCGGGGTGATTCATCGCAAGGCCGTCGCCCTGCTGCTCGCGGACCGGCCTGCCGAGGCCGAAGAGCACATCACTCGCGTCGTCGCCTTCCTCCGGCCGGCCGAGCAGGACGAATCGGCGGGCAGCGGGCGACTGGTGTCGGCTCTGCTCACCCACAGCGCCGCCGCCCTGCGCCAGGGTGACCTGCTCACCGCGCTGAACACGGCGGAGGAGGCAGGCAAGCTGGCCGACGCACTCGGCGAGGACGACATCCTGGCGCATCTGCCCTCGGCCTCCGAGGCGCGCAGGCACCTCGCCGACTGCTACGGGGCCTCCGGCAGCTTCGACGTGGCGATCTCCCATGCGGCAGCCGCCGTCGAGTCCTTCCAGATGATGAGCGAACGGGAGCCGGATCGCTACGAGCCCGCACTGGCGGTGGCGATGAACACGATGGTCCGCTGGCTGATCGCGGGTGGTCAGGGCCCTGCGGGCCTCACCTCCGCCGAGGAGGCGCTGGCATTGAGCACCAGGCTGGCCCGCCGAAGCCCCCGACGGCACCGCGACGAGCTGGCGGATGCGCTGTCCCTGCTGACCCGGTGTCGCAGCGCGGCGGGTCTGTCCGCCGAGGCCGCCGAGACCGCCGAGGAGGCGGTGGCCTGCTGGGAGCAGCTCGTGTCCGATCGCGGGCTCGGGCGGCATCGGGAGGAGCTGGCCGTCGCTCTGGTCGAGCTGGCGCGTCTTCGTCGTGCGGCAGGCACGGTCGAGACCGCACTGCCCCTGTTCAAGCGGGCCTTTCTCCTGCGGTCCGATCTCGCCGCCGAGCACCCGGAACGGGGCCGGTCGGCCGTGGCGAACCTCGCCGTCGAGTGGGCCGCCGTGCTGCGGTCGGTGGGCAGGCCCGAGGCGGCGAGCGCGATGGCGGCGCATGCCTGGCGACTCGCGACGGCCGACGGGATCGAGCAGGCGCACACCGCGTTACGCCGGGAGCTGCCCCGGCTGTACTCGGCCGCACCGGACGCCCTGGCCGAGGCCTGGCGGTCGGAGTCCGGGGGCGAGCTGCCCGACTGGGTGCGTGGCGAGTAGAGGACCCGCGTGGTCAATGCCCCGCATGGTCAGGATCCCGGTTGGTTCGATGCTCGCCAGCCGGAGCCCGCCCGCGCATTCTGTCGACGGCCGACGGCCCAGAACACCGACGACAGCATGAGCAGCAGGCCGCCCGCCATGCCCCAGCCCGATCCCGGTCCCCAGGCCAGCAGCCCGGCCGCCGTGGCCATCGAGGCGTTCGCGGCGGCGATGGCGATCCGGCCGGGAAAGCGCAGTTGCTCCTCGGCGCGGGGGTTGGCGGGCAGGCTCAGCAGCACGAGGGCGACCGGCGCCGCGGTCATCACCCCCACCGCGACGGCGGCGGACTCCCAGCCCAGCAGCGTCAACAGCACGACGACGACGACGGTGGCCGCCGTCCAGAGCATGGACTTCTCCTGCTGGCGCCACGAGCCCACCGAGAGCACGTTCGCAGGCACCTCGGTGAGCAGGCTGCGTCGCACCCGGACCTGCGCCCACACGGCGGTGACGTAGGCCAGCACGCCGACGCCGATCGGCAGCCAGACCACCGAGGCGGGCACCACGGACGCCGTGATCCCGCACACCGCCGTCAGCCCGCCCGACCAGACGTACAGCGGTTCCCTGGGGACCGCGTCGCGCAGGAAGCGTCGGGTCTGCCGGGGCATGGTCAGCTGGCCGATGGCCGAGGGAGACAGCAGCACCGCGACGACGACGCCGGTCACCAGGCGAGGCACCGCCGACCAGTCCGCGCTCAGTTGTAACCAGCTCAGCACGCCCGCCGTCACCAGCAGGGCACCGCCGAGCACCAGATACTGCGCCACGAGCTGCATCAGCCGAAGGACGATCGGCACCCTGGTATTGCGCAGCGCCGAGGAGTCCAGCGAGTTGGCCGTCTCCCACAGGCGCCAGGCGTGGGCGGGCTGGGCGGCCGGGTCCCGACTCATGCCCAGCGCGGTGATCAGCTGCGGCGACTGCGGGTGACGCGCGACGGCCGCCTCCAGGATCTCGACGGCCTGCATCCGCCTGCCGACCAGCAGCAGGGCCATGCCGACGTTCGCGGCCACGACCGGGCTCACGGGCGAGTCGAGCGCCAGGGCCCGCTCGGCCATGGCGATCACCTCCGCCGCCGAGTGCCCGTCCAGGCCCTGGACGATCCCCAGCGCGAGGGTCTGCGCCCGAACCGAGTGGCACCAGGCGTCCTCCGGACACAGACCCACCGCGATGGCCGAGGCGAGCCGGGCCTCGGCGAACTCCCCCGTCTCCACCAACACCTGCGCGTGCAGCGCATGGGCCTCGCCGTCGTCGGGGAAGGCGGCGAGCGCCTCACGGACCGCGTGCAGCGCCTCCTGGTTCTGCCCGCGCGCCAGGTGCACCGAGGTGCGCAGCGCCCAGGCCTCGCCGTCGTCGGGGTCGCGGGCCAGCGCCTCGCCGATCAACCGCATCGCCGCGTCGTGCTTGCCTGCCGACAGCAGCAGCATCGCGCGTTCGCCCTGATCCTCGTCCATCTCGTCACACCACCCGGCGACGACGCAGATAGCTGATCAGCTCGTCATAGGAGTTGTCGTGATTGGCGAACTGCGCGACCTGCCGGGCGGCGTGAAACCAGCTCTTGGTGGACGGCTTCACGTCTTTCAGCGCCGTGGTGAAGTCCGACGTCTCGATGTCGCGAATCCGATTCGTACGAATCGAGTCGAGCATCGCGCGTTCGGCAGCGGCCTGACACAGATAGGTCAGATCGGCGCCGGAGAAGTCCTCGGTCCGATGCACCAGCGAGGCGTAGTCGAGACTGCCGACGGGACGACCACGCATGTTCAGCCGAATGATCGCCAGCCGCGCGGACTCGTCGGGCGGCGTCACGAACAGCATCCGGTCCAGCCTGCCCGGCCTGCGCAGCGCGGAGTCGATGTCCCAGGGATGGTTCGTGGCGCCGAGGACGAAGACGCCCTTGTTGTCGGAGTCCACCGAGTCCATCTCGGTGAGGAGCTGGGAGACGACGTTCTTCATCGGGCTGTGCGCCATGGCGGCGCGCTTGCCGCCGATGGCGTCGATCTCGTCGATGAACAGCACACAGGGCGCGCTCGCCCTGGCCGTGTTGAAGATCGCCCGGACGTTCTTCTCGCTGGCGCCCATCCACATGTCCAGGGCGTCGGCCAGCGAGACGGACAGGAACTTCGCGCCGAGTTCGCCTGCCACGGCTCGGGCGATGAACGTCTTCCCGCAGCCCGGCGGGCCGTAGAGCAGCAGGCCGCCCCGTAACGAGTGACCGTAGGCGCGGGCGACCTCCAGGTTGCGCATCGGGGCGAGGAAGGCCGCCTCCAGCCGCTCCTTGACGCTCTCCATCCCGGCGACGTCGGCCAGTCGCACGGCCTCGGATCGCACGTCGACGAGAGTCTCGGCGTCGGTTCCGTCCGGCGGGGCGGCCGTCACCGGCACCCGCTCCACGTCGCCGGGCCCTGGCGAGGCCGCCTCGGTCGAGAGCGGCGGTGCGGCACCGGACGCCGGAGGGACCTGCGTCGAGGCGGTCGGTTCCGGGGCGGCCGGTGTCGGGCTCACCAGCCTGCGCATCAGGTCGGTGGCCGCCGCCGAGGACGGGTCACGGGCCAGGATCTCCACCAGCCCGCGCATCGCCTCCTCGGTCCGGCCGTCATCGATCAGCACCTCGATCAGTTGGAGTCGGGCGTCGTCGTCGTGGCTGTCGACGCCGAGAACGGCTTTCAGGGCGTCGATCTTGGCCTGGCGTTGCGCGGCGGAGTCGTTCACGGTCTCTGCTGCTCCTCGACGTCGGCGAACGGCATTCGAGTCCTCGGATCAGCCCCCACAGGTCGGACTCTTTCAGGAATACCGCGCGCATTTCGATCTTATCGCCTCCGCGATCGAGGGGGTGGTTTTTCCGGCGACGAAGGAGAATGGCGATCTTCGTCCGATAAGGACGAACGGTGATTCCGTTGCGGGCTGCGACATCGCGCGGTTCTGGTTCGATGGTCGACCTATTCCCGACACCGGTCCGGACGACGGCTCGGCCGATTCTCACCGGCCGTCGGACGAAGGGCGCCGCCTCGGCGCCGGGCCGGCTGGCGGTGCGTCCCCGCCCCAGCCGGATCTCGCTGCGCCGGGGCCGGGACGCGCACGCGTCCGTCGGACGGACATCGAGCCCCCGTCGGCCGGACCGGTCGCGGGGCAGCCGGGCGCGCCCCCGGCCTCGCCGATCGTGTCGCTCCGAGGACCACCACGCCCCGACATCTCACGCAGAGTGTCGACATGGCAACCGTTAGCCACCCTAACTAGGGCATCCCACCAGCGAGAATGTCATTCTCATTACAAGGAGCGACGACGGTGCGGGCCGACGGGCATACTCGCGTCGTGGGCCAACACTTCTACGCCGTCTCGCGGCGACACGTCGACCTGCTGCGGGTGTGCAGCAGCGCCTGTCGTCTGCGGGCCGCGACCTCCGGCGCAGGCCCGCGCTGATCCCTGCCTCGGCCAGGACGACGGCCGCCCGGCAGTTCTCGACTCCCGCCCCACGATGACCGCGACGACCAGGCAGGCTTCCTGCCCGGCTCCGCGCCGTCGATCCTGCGGCGGATCGATCGCTGTCCGATCTGCGCCGTCGCCGTCCCCGCGCCCCGTCCCGTGGTCTCGTACCGCGTAAGTCGGGGCCGCCCCCTGGCACGCACGGGCTCGGCGGGCTGATCGCCCGATCCGCGTGCCCGCTCCGCGCAGGCTGCACGGGCCCCGCCGAGACTCCGGCGTCATTCCGTCCGGCAGCACCCCCGGTCGGCGCCCCCGGTGCCCGACCGACACCACCTCCCGACCGACACCACTCCCGGCCGGTTTCCCGCCCGGCATCTCCCGCGACAAGGAGCGCCGCCATGCGCCGCAGCGCGCTGTATACCGCCCTCGCCGTCCCGCCTCTGCTGCTCGCCGCCGCGTGCGGCGGGGGCGGCGGCGCGACCTCCACCGGCGAACCCGATCCGGAGGCCGTCGTGGTCATCGGCTCACAGAACGAGCCGACCAGCCTGGACTCCAACGTCGGCGGCTCCTCCGGGCTGTCCGAGGTGCTGCTGCGCAACGTCTACGAAGGCCTGGTGGCCCTGGACGACGAGGGCGAGATCGTGCCCGCGCTCGCCGAGTCCTGGGACGTCTCCGAGGACGGTCTCGACTACACCTTCCACCTGGCGCCGGACGTGACCTTCCACGACGGCACGGAGTTCAGCGCCGACGACGTCGTGTGGAGCATCGAACGCACCATCGCCCCCGACTCGGTCAACCCGAAGAAGCAGAGCCTGGCGGGCATCACCTCGGTGACGGCCGAGGACCCCGACACCGTGGCGGTCAGCCTCGGCGAGCGCAGCAACGAGTTCCTGTTCGGCCTGACCACCTCGGCCGGGCTGATCTTCCAGGAGGACGCCGCCGATCTGGCCGAGCAGGCGGTGGGCACCGGCCCGTTCACCTTCGACGAGTGGAAGCGCGGCGACAGCATCACGCTGAGCCGCTACCCCGACTACTGGGGCGAGACCGCCGCCTCGGCCTCGGTGGTGTTCCGCTACTTCGACGACGCGACCGCGATGAGCAACGCGCTCCAGGGCGGCCAGGTCGACCTGCTCGCCTCGGTGCCCTCCCCCGAGCTGCTCGCGGCCTTCGAGGGCAATCCGCAGTTCGTGATCACCGAAGGCGCGTCCAACACGAAGACGCTGCTGGCGTTCAACAACGAGCGGGAGCCGCTGACCGATTCGCGGGTGCGCCGCGCGCTGCGGGCCGCGATCGACCATCAGGCCGTGCTGGACGCGGTGTGGGACGGCTACGGCCAGCTGATCGGCAGCGGCATCCCGCCCACCGACCCCTGGTATGAGGACCTGACCGCCAACGTGGCACACGATCCCGAGCTGGCCAGGGAACTGCTCGCGGAGGCGGGCCACGAGGACGGCCTCACACTGAGCCTGGACGTCCCCTCCGAGGACAAGCTGCTCACCGTCGCCCAGCTCGTGCAGGACCAGCTCGCCGAGGTCGGCGTCACCGTGGACCTCAACGCCATCGAGGGCGCCACCTGGTACGACAAGGTGTTCACCCAGGTCGACTACGACCTGACCATCCAGAACCACGTCAACCCGCACGACGTCTTCTGGTACGCCAACCCCGACTTCTACTGGCGCTACGACGACCCGCAGGTTCAGGAATGGGTCGCGCAGGCCGACGTCGCCGAGACGGAGGAGGAGCGCGTCGAGCTGCTCCGGCAGGTCGGCGAGCGGATCTCCGAGGAGGCCGCCAGCGACTGGCTGTTCCTCAACCCGCTGGTCCGGGTCGCCCGCGACGGCGTCACCGGCTACCCGGAGACCGCACTGGCCGACAGCCTGTACCTGCCCGAGATCACCAAGGCGGGCTGAGCGATGACGCCGTCCACGCGCCGGGGCGCCCGCCGGGAGGTCCGCCGCCGATGATCCGGTACGTGCTGCGGCGGGTGCTGCTGCTGGCGGGCTCGCTGATCGCGGCGAGCGCGCTGACGTTCCTGCTGCTGTCCCTGCTGCCCGGCAATCCCGCGCGGACGATGCTCGGCGTGGAGGCCACCGAGGAGCAGGTGGCGGAGCTGAGTCGGCAGCTCGGCACCGACCAGCCCGCGCCGATCCGCTATCTGCACTGGCTGGGCGATCTGCTGACCGGCGACCTGGGGCGGTCCTATGTCAGTCAACAGCCGGTCGGGCCGGAGATCCTGGACCGGATGACGGTGACGGTCCCCCTGGGGCTGTCGGCCTTCGTGCTGTCGGTGCTGATCGCGGTGCCGCTGGGCGTGTGGGCCGCCCTGCGACACCGCAGCCCGGTGGGCGTGGTCGTCTCGGCGATCAGCCAGCTCGGCGTGGCGGTGCCGATCTTCTGGATCGGCATCCTGCTGGTGGCGGTGTTCGCCCTGAACCTGGGCTGGGCGCCGCCGGGCGGATTCCCCGTCGCGGGCTGGGCCGAGCCGGGCGAGGCGGTGCGGTCACTGGTGCTGCCGGTGGTGACCCTCGCGGTGGCACAGGCCTCCGCGCTGCTGCGCTATGTCCGCTCCGCCACGCTCGACGTGGTCGATCAGGACTTCCTGCGCACCGCGAGATCGGTGGGCTGGACGCGCTCGCAGGCCCTGTGGCGGCACGGACTGCGCAACGCGTGCGTGCCGGTGCTGTCGGTCCTCGGCGTGCAGCTGGCCGGTTCGCTGCTCGGGGCGGTGATCGTGGAGAGCGTCTTCACGCTGCCGGGACTGGGAAGGATGTTGTTGACCGACGTGGGAAACCGTGACCTGGTCAAGGTGCAGGCCACCGTGTTCCTGATGACGGCGGTGGTGCTGGTGGTGGGCTTCCTGGTCGACGTGGCGCAGCGCGCGCTGGACCCGAGACTGCGAGCGGCCCGATGACCCCCGCGCTGCGCTCGGCTCCCGGCGGGACGGAGCCCACCCCGCGCGTCGCCGCCTCCCGAGTCCGGGCCCGTACTCGACGCAGACGCGGACCCGCGCTGATCACCGGCGCCGTGCTGGTGGGACTCGTCGTCCTGGCCGCGCTGGTCTCCCTGGTGTGGACGCCCTTCGACCACGACGCGACCGGTGTGGGCGGCCGGTTGGAGACGCCGAGCGCGACCCATTGGATGGGCACCGACCGACTCGGTCGCGACGTGTTCAGCCAGTTCCTCGTCGGGGCTCGGCTTGCCTTGGGCATCGGGACGGCGTCGGTGCTGATCGCAGCCGTGCTGGGCATCACCCTCGGGCTGCTGGCGGCGCTGGCGCCGAGGAAGGCCGACGACGCCGTGGTGCACGGCATCGACGTGCTCATCGCGTTCCCCACGCTGCTGCTGGCGATGGTGCTGGTGGCGGTGCGGGGCGCGTCGACGCTCACCGCCGTGCTGGCGATCGGCCTGGCGACGTCGGCCGTGGTGGCCCGCGTGACGCGCATCGCCGCCCGTCGGGTGCTCGTGCAGGACTACGTCCTGGCGGCGACCGCGTCAGGCACCGGCCGTCTCGGCATCCTGCTGCGGCACGTGCTGCCCAACATCTATCCGATCCTGTTGGTGCAGCTCTCGTTGGAGTTCGGTCTCGCGGTGGTGGCCGAGGCGGCGTTGTCCTATCTCGGCCTGGGTTCGCCGCCGCCGAACCCGTCCTGGGGCCAGATGCTGCGCGACGCACAGGCGGTGCTCGGCGTGCAGCTGTGGCCTGCGGTGTTCCCCGGCCTGGCGATCGTGATCACGGTGCTGGGCCTGAATCTGCTCGGCGACGGCCTGCGTGAGTACGCCGATCCGGAGCTGTCCCGATGAGCGCGCGCGAGGTCGGCGCCGGGAACTCGATCGGCAGGAGGAGGTCAGGATGAGCCTGCTGAGGGTGCGGGATCTGACGGTGCGGCGCCGCGACGGCCACGAGCTGATCGCGGGCGTCGATCTGGATCTCGCCGAGGGCGACCGCCTCGGCGTGGTCGGCGAGTCCGGCTCCGGCAAGTCGCTGACCGCGCTGGCCGTGGCCGGTCTGCTGCCCGAGGGGATGACCGTCTCGGGCTCGGTGCGGCTGGACGGCGTCGAGCTGCTGGAGCTGTCCGAGCAGGCGATGACGCGGGTGCGCGGCAGCGGGGTGGCGATGGTGTTCCAGGAGCCGCTGACCGCGCTGGACCCGCTGATGCGGGTGGGCAGGCAGATCGCGGGCCCGTTGCGCCGACATCGCGGTCTCAACCGTCGGGAGGCCGACGCCGAGGCGGTCGAGCTGTGCCGCCGGGTCCGGCTGCCGGAGCCTGCCGAGTCGGCGCGGGCCTACCCGCATCAGCTCTCGGGCGGGCAGCGGCAGCGGGTGGGGCTGGCATTGGCGTTGGCCTGTCGGCCTCGGCTGCTGATCGCCGACGAGCCGACCACCGCTCTCGACGTCACCGTGCAGGCCGAGATCCTGGAGCTGATCCTCGAATCGGTGGCGGCGGAGGGGGCCGGGCTGCTGTTCATCAGTCACGACCTGCCGGTGATCGCCTCGGTGAGCGATCGACTCGCCGTGATGCGCGACGGCGCCGTGGTCGAACAGGGCGCGGTCGAGCCGGTGCTCGCCGCTCCGCAGCACCCCTACACACGGGAGCTGCTGACCTCGGCGGTGGCGGCGGGCAGGCTGCCGGGAGATCCGGGATGGGAGGCAGGTCGATGACCAGTCCGACGACGGAGACCGCAGGTACGGAGACGGCGGCGGGTGCCGTGTTGTGGGAGGCCCGCGGCCTGACCAGACGATTCCGGGCGCCCCGAACGGCGAGGTCGTCCGGGGTCGGTCGGGCAGGGGCAACGACGCGGACCGCACTGTCCGATGTGGACCTGACGATCCGCGAGGGCGAGGCGCTGGGCATCGTGGGCGAGTCCGGCGCAGGCAAGTCCACGCTCCTGCGGCTGCTGCTCGCCCTGGACCGGCCCGACGAGGGCGAACTGCACTACCGGGGCGCCCCGCTCGGGTCCGATCGGCGGAGCCTGCGGGCGTTTCGGCGGGACGTCCAGGTGGTGTTCCAGGACCCGCGCGGTTCGCTCAACCCCAGGATGCCGGTGTCGGCGATCGTCGCCGAGCCGCTGCGCAGCCTGCGCATCCCCGGCGACCACGCCGCGCGCGTGCGGGAGGTGCTCGGCGAGGTGGGCCTCGGCCTGGACGCGGCCGACCGCTACCCGCACGAGTTCTCCGGCGGGCAGCGGCAGCGGATCGCCATCGCCAGGGCCTTGGCACCGCGTCCCCGGGTGCTGGTGGGTGACGAGCCGGTCAGCGCGCTGGACGTGTCCGTGCGGGCCCAGATCCTCGATCTGCTCGCGGGTCTGGCGGCCGAGCACGCCATGACGCTGGTGCTGGTCTCGCACGATCTGGCGGTGGTGGGACGGCTGTGTCCTCGGGTGCTGGTCCTGCATCAGGGCAGGGTGGTGGAGACCGGCCCCACCGAACGTGTGTACTCGACGCCGGAGCAGGACTACACGCGGCGGTTGCTCGCGGCGATCCCCCGGCTGCCCGCCGGGGTGCTCGCCGGTCTCGACGACGCGGGGCAGGGCGGGGCGGCGGTCCCGGCCACCTCGCCGGACGCCACCGCCGAGGACACCGCGCAGGCACCCGCCGGACAGCGGGCACCATCCCGCAGCGACGCCATCGCGCCGGGCGCACCGGCCGACGAGGAACGGAGCACGACATGACGGAGACGATCAGCGACCAGGACGCCCGGCGGTACTGGCAGGACTGGCGCGCGGGGCGTCGCCGATCGCTCACGGGCCCGCAGGGCAACCTCGCGCTCGTGGACACCTACTGGCCCGAGACGGACTCCGTGTTCGATGAGCTGCCGGGCACCTGGACCGTGCGGGCGGATCGGGTCTGGCTCACCGCGACGGCCGCCGACGAGGTGCGCGTCGGCGACGAGGTCGTGGACGGCGAGATCCCCGTCTCCCACGCCGACGGAACGGCCTCGCCGTGGGTGCAGTTCCCCGGCGGCAGTGCGACGGTGGTCCGTCGTGGCGATCAACTCGGCATCCGCCGATTCGACCCGAAGGCCCCGGCGGTGGCGGATTTCGAGGACGTCGAGGCCTTCGACTTCGCCCCCGAATGGCAGCTCACCGGCACCTTCACCCGCTTCGCCGAGGCCACCACTGTCGACTACGAGAAGATGCTGGAGGACTCGCCGACGCCGACGAACGTGCCCGGCGAGCTGCGGTTCACCGTGGCGGGGCAGGAGTACACCACCACGCCGATGCTCTCCGGCGGCCTGCTGCTGCTCGTGTTCGCCGACGAGACGACCGGCGTGAGCACCTACCGCCCCGGCCGGTTCCTCCGCGTCGCGCTGCCCGACTCGGCGCCGGGCGAACCGGTGTCGGTGCGGCTGGACTTCAACC
The Actinoalloteichus fjordicus DNA segment above includes these coding regions:
- a CDS encoding S1 family peptidase, whose translation is MTVVGERVAAIWTRRSDGRWRLAGSGYAVGGGLVLTAAHVVGDRPVRVRLLDDSGGLGRTRSGSTVWRRLDEGCDAAVVRLAEPPAAAPVRWGRLTGRAPGVRCTAVGFPLFNDEAGQPAPEQLDGRINPITLGTRGRQVVDVESWPGGAAEERSPWSGMSGASVVAGGRVIGVIRFDEREFDGRRLSATPITTLLADEEFTALLRESLLDDTAESVELAELLRPLRRPSARSSPVALLRPEFASVPFYGRDAELADLADWCADPDAQRVALIVGGGGQGKTRLAYELLHRQREQGWVCGVLTTAVPAARTPFAALRDTAHPVLLVLDYAETRVEYVHEFVRALTDTVDLRPVRLLLLARSAGDWWLHLRRREDFLSDALPARPMFTLAQMEPTVEGRRRAFDEAVQALAARLSDRPDLPHHSVDSAASEWTPDLAGDAYGRVLTIHIAALVALLRDGRTVPATTDRGPGPVIRPAAYPGGRADPARGESERDDTTASAAGRAAQKRVTAVSTTGTASSGPAATAAETAPAGPGRSDPLASGSGRAHDIGTAGGRPTARSAATTTDGRAGEASLVLAGDSRAADPAQRLIDHERRYWDRMAVQHGIGYASLRERAVAALLLHRPADSETAMTLVGRAMMNVPDAGDRREIAQWARALYPPEDASDGYLGGFHPDLLMEHFLGELLASENDLLPAIIPGIDGASAVRLLTQIARAAEHPEFFPWLGRRIGDLIRSFPHELAVAAVAVAPSARYPRPIAEALSAVLREEADHGLIAALHQAMPERSLALAEPAVEATRRMIDALDADPAAANATAPAGGTSGANTIAAQAVLAESLRKLVVQLVNTDRASEALDAAGRAESVYGSLAALDPARFAVDLVEAGAVTAARCAEVGLTSAAMLAIQRALAVFNGLGEQGPRHRPVSARLLACYARILQDTPDDGLSTFMSNRAVALYEGLYRENPRDHREPLAECLTDRADHLCEVGSPDDAVRDLDTAMALYEVLSDEWPDRYDAVIVGVIHRKAVALLLADRPAEAEEHITRVVAFLRPAEQDESAGSGRLVSALLTHSAAALRQGDLLTALNTAEEAGKLADALGEDDILAHLPSASEARRHLADCYGASGSFDVAISHAAAAVESFQMMSEREPDRYEPALAVAMNTMVRWLIAGGQGPAGLTSAEEALALSTRLARRSPRRHRDELADALSLLTRCRSAAGLSAEAAETAEEAVACWEQLVSDRGLGRHREELAVALVELARLRRAAGTVETALPLFKRAFLLRSDLAAEHPERGRSAVANLAVEWAAVLRSVGRPEAASAMAAHAWRLATADGIEQAHTALRRELPRLYSAAPDALAEAWRSESGGELPDWVRGE
- a CDS encoding tetratricopeptide repeat protein, producing MDEDQGERAMLLLSAGKHDAAMRLIGEALARDPDDGEAWALRTSVHLARGQNQEALHAVREALAAFPDDGEAHALHAQVLVETGEFAEARLASAIAVGLCPEDAWCHSVRAQTLALGIVQGLDGHSAAEVIAMAERALALDSPVSPVVAANVGMALLLVGRRMQAVEILEAAVARHPQSPQLITALGMSRDPAAQPAHAWRLWETANSLDSSALRNTRVPIVLRLMQLVAQYLVLGGALLVTAGVLSWLQLSADWSAVPRLVTGVVVAVLLSPSAIGQLTMPRQTRRFLRDAVPREPLYVWSGGLTAVCGITASVVPASVVWLPIGVGVLAYVTAVWAQVRVRRSLLTEVPANVLSVGSWRQQEKSMLWTAATVVVVVLLTLLGWESAAVAVGVMTAAPVALVLLSLPANPRAEEQLRFPGRIAIAAANASMATAAGLLAWGPGSGWGMAGGLLLMLSSVFWAVGRRQNARAGSGWRASNQPGS